The Tenebrio molitor chromosome 5, icTenMoli1.1, whole genome shotgun sequence genome has a segment encoding these proteins:
- the LOC138130958 gene encoding 2',5'-phosphodiesterase 12-like isoform X1: protein MGEIRETAYLRELTATKQCELMFALKVDIESLGTLQEEMRAVRQLTDTVESLLQHIMNKIKHSIKVMKEQRSDCENKEVKINITLKKSSSRKHINPKMVLHDLINSTRNMEFQVFTQRFFVVVNAPLVKEMKLPLILYCNYSVQPIRLSMLFAENSVCQYSWYKSEDKLNWTKIANTYKYTIDDADIGHYLKLVCVPCNSILTGPPAEIVSENKVERMGTLPTCPFEERHRFTTEKLDKNNFRVVSYNILSNRYTEAKEQFPYCSPQTLAIDYRKQLIAKELTGYQADIICLQEVDSAIYTSYYKNEFKSKGYQSFYHRKGNKIPEGLTCFFNKSRFKKVDDHQIIYSTLIKNKSFTYLFNFVKSNVDLKESFMKQLTSLQVTVLKLAWKKNEYIVLANTHLFYHPDAELVRILQVNIATTYLSSLCGKYSQNGEKVRLIFCGDFNSVPTSPVYEYMMNKRIERSHRIFEKTRNNIDLSHNFQFESAYGKPKYTNYTDDFKDCLDYIFVEKNKIKVDKVVPLPTEEELSQHQGLPNDVFPSDHLALVTDLELV from the exons atgggAGAGATTAGAGAAACTGCATATTTGAGAGAACTCACCGCGACCAAACAATGCGAACTGATGTTCGCTTTAAAGGTAGATATAGAAAGTCTTGGTACattgcaagaagaaatgagaGCAGTTCGCCAGCTGACTGACACTGTAGAATCTCTTTTGCAACACATCATGAATAAAATCAAACATTCAATTAAAGTCATGAAAGAACAAAGAAGTGATTGCGAAAATAAAGAAGTGAAGATAAATATCACTCTAAAAAAGAGTTCTTCAAGAAAACATATAAATCCAAAGATGGTGTTACATGATTTAATCAATTCTACCAGGAATATGGAGTTTCAAGTCTTCacccaaagattttttgttgtggtGAATGCACCTCttgtaaaagaaatgaaattaCCATTAATTCTTTATTGTAACTACTCAGTACAACCCATTCGGTTAAGTATGTTGTTCGCAGAAAATAGTGTGTGTCAGTATTCTTGGTACAAGTCAGAAGATAAGTTGAACTGGACCAAAATAGCAAACACTTACAAATATACAATAGATGATGCTGACATTGgccattatttaaaattagtcTGTGTGCCTTGTAACAGTATATTAACAGGACCCCCAGCAGAGATTGTTTCAGAAAACAAAGTTGAGAGAATGGGAACTCTGCCTACATGTCCATTTGAAGAGCGACACAGGTTTACCACGGAAAAACTGGACAAAAATAA TTTTAGGGTAGTCTCTTATAATATTTTGTCCAATAGATATACAGAAGCCAAAGAACAGTTTCCATATTGCTCCCCCCAGACTCTAGCCATAGACTACAGGAAGCAACTAATAGCAAAAGAATTGACAG GATACCAAGCAGACATCATTTGTCTTCAAGAGGTAGACAGCGCCATCTACACGTCGTACTACAAGAACGAATTTAAAAGTAAAGGCTATCAAAGCTTTTACCATCGCAAAGGAAATAAAATTCCTGAAGGTTTaacatgtttttttaacaaatccCGCTTCAA AAAAGTTGATGACCACCAAATAATTTATAGCACTTTAATTAAGAACAAATCGTTTACGTATTTATTTAACTTTGTCAAATCGAATGTCGACTTGAAGGAGTCGTTCATGAAACAGCTTACCTCGCTGCAAGTCACTGTTTTAAAGTTGGCGTGGAAAAAAAACGAGTACATCGTTTTGGCGAACACGCATCTCTTCTATCATCCAGATGCGGAACTTGTGAGGATTCTGCAAGTTAACATAGCGACTACGTATTTGTCGTCACTGTGCGGGAAATATTCTCAG aacggGGAAAAAGTTAGGCTGATTTTTTGTGGTGATTTCAACAGTGTACCAACGTCGCCGGTATATGAGTATATGATGAATAAAAGAATTGAAAGGAGTCAtcgtatttttgaaaaaa ctAGGAATAATATCGATTTATCTCATAACTTCCAATTTGAAAGTGCCTATGGGAAACCAAAATACACTAATTACACGGATGATTTTAAAGACTGTCTAgattatatttttgtagaaaagaataaaattaaggTGGACAAGGTTGTACCACTTCCTACAGAAGAGGAACTGTCCCAGCATCAAGGGTTACCAAATGACGTCTTTCCCTCGGACCATTTGGCACTTGTTACAGATTTGGAActtgtgtaa
- the LOC138130958 gene encoding 2',5'-phosphodiesterase 12-like isoform X2, whose protein sequence is MGEIRETAYLRELTATKQCELMFALKVDIESLGTLQEEMRAVRQLTDTVESLLQHIMNKIKHSIKVMKEQRSDCENKEVKINITLKKSSSRKHINPKMVLHDLINSTRNMEFQVFTQRFFVVVNAPLVKEMKLPLILYCNYSVQPIRLSMLFAENSVCQYSWYKSEDKLNWTKIANTYKYTIDDADIGHYLKLVCVPCNSILTGPPAEIVSENKVERMGTLPTCPFEERHRFTTEKLDKNNFRVVSYNILSNRYTEAKEQFPYCSPQTLAIDYRKQLIAKELTGYQADIICLQEVDSAIYTSYYKNEFKSKGYQSFYHRKGNKIPEGLTCFFNKSRFKKVDDHQIIYSTLIKNKSFTYLFNFVKSNVDLKESFMKQLTSLQVTVLKLAWKKNEYIVLANTHLFYHPDAELVRILQVNIATTYLSSLCGKYSQNGEKVRLIFCGDFNSVPTSPVYEYMMNKRIERSHRIFEKIFFHF, encoded by the exons atgggAGAGATTAGAGAAACTGCATATTTGAGAGAACTCACCGCGACCAAACAATGCGAACTGATGTTCGCTTTAAAGGTAGATATAGAAAGTCTTGGTACattgcaagaagaaatgagaGCAGTTCGCCAGCTGACTGACACTGTAGAATCTCTTTTGCAACACATCATGAATAAAATCAAACATTCAATTAAAGTCATGAAAGAACAAAGAAGTGATTGCGAAAATAAAGAAGTGAAGATAAATATCACTCTAAAAAAGAGTTCTTCAAGAAAACATATAAATCCAAAGATGGTGTTACATGATTTAATCAATTCTACCAGGAATATGGAGTTTCAAGTCTTCacccaaagattttttgttgtggtGAATGCACCTCttgtaaaagaaatgaaattaCCATTAATTCTTTATTGTAACTACTCAGTACAACCCATTCGGTTAAGTATGTTGTTCGCAGAAAATAGTGTGTGTCAGTATTCTTGGTACAAGTCAGAAGATAAGTTGAACTGGACCAAAATAGCAAACACTTACAAATATACAATAGATGATGCTGACATTGgccattatttaaaattagtcTGTGTGCCTTGTAACAGTATATTAACAGGACCCCCAGCAGAGATTGTTTCAGAAAACAAAGTTGAGAGAATGGGAACTCTGCCTACATGTCCATTTGAAGAGCGACACAGGTTTACCACGGAAAAACTGGACAAAAATAA TTTTAGGGTAGTCTCTTATAATATTTTGTCCAATAGATATACAGAAGCCAAAGAACAGTTTCCATATTGCTCCCCCCAGACTCTAGCCATAGACTACAGGAAGCAACTAATAGCAAAAGAATTGACAG GATACCAAGCAGACATCATTTGTCTTCAAGAGGTAGACAGCGCCATCTACACGTCGTACTACAAGAACGAATTTAAAAGTAAAGGCTATCAAAGCTTTTACCATCGCAAAGGAAATAAAATTCCTGAAGGTTTaacatgtttttttaacaaatccCGCTTCAA AAAAGTTGATGACCACCAAATAATTTATAGCACTTTAATTAAGAACAAATCGTTTACGTATTTATTTAACTTTGTCAAATCGAATGTCGACTTGAAGGAGTCGTTCATGAAACAGCTTACCTCGCTGCAAGTCACTGTTTTAAAGTTGGCGTGGAAAAAAAACGAGTACATCGTTTTGGCGAACACGCATCTCTTCTATCATCCAGATGCGGAACTTGTGAGGATTCTGCAAGTTAACATAGCGACTACGTATTTGTCGTCACTGTGCGGGAAATATTCTCAG aacggGGAAAAAGTTAGGCTGATTTTTTGTGGTGATTTCAACAGTGTACCAACGTCGCCGGTATATGAGTATATGATGAATAAAAGAATTGAAAGGAGTCAtcgtatttttgaaaaaa ttttttttcatttttag